The genomic interval GCCACGACCGTGTCGTAGTCCCGATGGAATGCAGAGGAGAACTCCGCGTACGCATCGCGTCGTTGCTGCCTCGCCCAGACGGCTTGCTCGTGTTCACGGTCTCGGCGCTCCCGGGCTACCGCCCGACGCTCGCCCCACCACTGGCCGAGGAACCCACCACCCAGAGCAAGCGCGCCGCCGAGGGCGGTGGGTGCCAACGTCGACCAGTCCATGGCGATCATGGTGCCGTGCTGTGCTTCCTGTGCGGGCTCGCAACGCCGGACCCCTAGGGCCTTCCTGCGGCAGCGGCGAGCAGGGTGGCAGCATCGTGTACAACAACGAGCGAGGGGCTCTGTTGGGCTAGCATCCAGCTTCCAGACGTAGGTTCCGTTAGGGGGGGCTTTGCCTTCGGTGTTCCTGAGCTACGCGCACGAGGACGCGCCGGCAGCCAACCTGCTTCGCCACAATCTGATCAACAGCGGCGTAGACGTCTTTGACTCCTCTCTCATCACACCAGGTTCGAACATCAGCCACGCCATCAACGAAGGGCTCGAAACGGCGGAGGGAGTCATCTTCCTTTTGTCGCAGAACTTCGTGAAGAGTGAGTGGGCGCAGGTGGAGGTAGCGGCCGCGTCGGCCGAGATCGCGGGTGGCGAGAGAAAACTAATCGTTCCCCTTCTCATCGATCCGAACTTCGACACGAACAAGATCCCTAGCTTGTTGCGCCGCTACCAGTGGCTAGATGCCCGCGATGGAAGTCTCACAGACGCGGCGAGATCGATCAGCAGGAGTCTTTCGGGACTGGTAGGCCAGCCGGACGTCAGAGAGCAGCTTGACTCCGAAGAATTCTTGCTGAACCTCCGTCGGATGGAACTGGATCTGGAGAGGCGTGCGTACGAAGGTGCGCAGTTTGCAGAGGCGACCGCCCGGCGCTATCGCATGCTGGCGATCGCGGCTACCGCATCAACACTGATGGTGGCGGTGGCTCTTTCTCTTCTCGCCATCCTCTACAAGGACTCGGCCGAAGACTCACGAAACGTGATAGTCGCCCTTGGTGGAGTCCTGGCGGGTGCATCCGGTGCGGTCATCGCGCAGATGTTCTTGATGTCGCGGCGGAGGCGCAGGCGGGGGAATCAGCCATGACCGATCAGACCCAGCGAACGGCTGCGTTGACACAGGCGCAGGAACGCTTGAGGCAAGAGCGCGAAACCTTCGACCGCAGGAAGGAAAAGGACGCGAAGTCCTTTCGTCTGAGGATGACTATGGGTTGGATCGCCTGCGCCCTGCTGCCACTCCTCGCGGTGGGTGCAGGTGCTGTGCTCTATTTCCACAAGGATTTCCCAGACGTAGCCGTAAATGTCTCGGCGTCAACACTGCTGGTCGAGGCGCTAGCCTGCATCACCGGTGTATGGAGGGCGTTCGCAGGTGGCGCGCCAGAGGTTTTGCAGCCGGTGACCGCAGCAAGTAATCAGGAAGACGCCAAGTAGGCAGGCTTCCTGAGCCCGTCCTCGACGTGCGGGGGTCGTGGGACACAACTTGCGAGCATGCACAAACGCTTGACCGGGGGTTCTCGCGCACGGCGCGCCTCAGCAACCTCCCCCACCCTTGGCCAATGATGGTGCCGTGACGGATACACCAGCGACCACCAGTACGGCGGCGACACTCATTCAGGTTGTCGGAACGCTGGGCTTGGGGTCCATGCTGGGCAGTTTTCTGTCCTCTTCGGGGCAGCGCCGGGAGGCCCGGGCAGCGGTCCTGCGGGCCCTGTCAGTCTGTGAGAGCGCACGCTGGGCCCCCCGGCTGCCAAACGAACCAAGTTTTAACGATGCTGCGCACGACCTATCAACCGCATGTCTGGTGGCGAGAGTGCCACAGGAAGTTGCGGGCCTGTATGTCGCTGTCGGGCGCACTGCGTCTTCCGCCAGCATCGCGTCGTGGGCGGACGACCCGGACCCCGAGTACGGCGGCGGTATTAACTCCGAATTGGCCGACGTGACTCGCGAGTGTGCAAAGTTGGTGTCGCGTTTGGCGTGGTCGCCATTCCGGGGCCGCTTATTCCTGTACTGGCGCATCGACAGGCTGAAGCGCGACGCGGACGCCCTCGCCCCTCGCTTCACGGTGAACTGGACATACGGGCTGTAGCGCGACACGCGACCTGACCTGCAATAGCGCCAGCATAGTTTGCGGGCGCATGTGCCACCGCGGCACCCACGAGGAGGGGCCGCAGGTGCGCCGCTCCCAGTTCTCGACCTACCTGTCGGACACGATGGCGACGCTGGCGAACGCAAAGGCCTTCCGAGGGGTGTACGGCTCCCGCAGGCCCACGGACGCGGACCGAAGTCGCCTAGGCGCTCCTGTGGGCCTTGCGCGCGGGTCTTGTTGCCCGGGGGCGGGTTGACAGCAGCTCGCGCATCCGGTCATCGGTCTGGGCCAGCACATGGCCATAGATGTCGGCGGTGATGCCGACGGAGTCATGCCCGAGCCGACGCGACACCGCGAGCAGCTCCATCCCCCCGGCGAGCAGCCATGACCCATGAGTGTGCCGCAGGTCATGGAACCTGAGGCGTCCGGCCAGGCCCTCGGCACGGGCACGTTCGAGTGCTGGGTACCAATGGCGCTTCGCGAACACAGACGCTCGCCAGAAATCGCCGGTCGAGGGGTTGGGGAAAACGAAGTCCTCTGCAGCCTTGCCCTTGACGTGCGCCTTCAGCGCGGCGGCGAGGTCATGGTCGATCACGATGTCGCGCACGCTGCTCTGCGACTTTGGCTCCCCGAGAGTGGCCCCATTCTCACCCTCCGGACGACGAACGGCCCGCACAACCGAAATCATGGGTCGCGGCCCGAGCCGGAGGTCGCGCACCTGGAGGCCGAACACCTCACCCTGCCGA from Phycicoccus sp. M110.8 carries:
- a CDS encoding toll/interleukin-1 receptor domain-containing protein → MFLSYAHEDAPAANLLRHNLINSGVDVFDSSLITPGSNISHAINEGLETAEGVIFLLSQNFVKSEWAQVEVAAASAEIAGGERKLIVPLLIDPNFDTNKIPSLLRRYQWLDARDGSLTDAARSISRSLSGLVGQPDVREQLDSEEFLLNLRRMELDLERRAYEGAQFAEATARRYRMLAIAATASTLMVAVALSLLAILYKDSAEDSRNVIVALGGVLAGASGAVIAQMFLMSRRRRRRGNQP